One region of Pogona vitticeps strain Pit_001003342236 chromosome 1, PviZW2.1, whole genome shotgun sequence genomic DNA includes:
- the CCDC185 gene encoding coiled-coil domain-containing protein 185: protein MRRHQQRRRPRRGSGQCLEAEGGRRVSPSDRGAAGTNKGRRKPAAAAASCCSLSAPEIRQEMARRRSPSRLSPPRCLPDTYSSEPEAAGGEGGLGRLNLPQTYRDEAGTLLPRKGKARGASAQCYSKPPSAAIVAASAHPRRLPAWQHLAPAGEGGATPCTTSCTTLYGGDLQGPPELPSRSPASRCARVEELLREDHWASPVPRPLEYGTDFPTDASKPPSVCPSSFSFSQIDPKAYPKKEVKAKEWQEPCDSSPSLADLMHSLKQYEEDYLPAQQNLHHHHHGRPYKSRKGDTQISIQDLTDKKYEDLIPERDKKIAALMLARHQEEEEMKDRQLQVSEAWEKMRRKEKKHRARLEKDRRYQLAESMEQWQRDQDQRKDKLRLEEQQLLAAREREMMLRDKKWKKLAKEQECRRREKCENSRLQAEYRKHCQEKQLWDKRLNERNTRDQDSHLYKERMLQALEKRLMKEMERKRRKIEMNECKRDRYMQLKDQMDDQLKADELYKRLCIEQKLQRSQEILEQLLEERNRELKEKAFKEEEQGMLAKVRAKETEEERRRRKEMLLQIAEMKIQQAREIMSKNVQDRAQCMREINCMRERNHHCRKQRLDYDEKCHLREMQEALRRKDQKSNQILRHKDAAIKESRRIAKASYDLRDRVRDLINHNSFDQMALDAHRNASLLRGL, encoded by the coding sequence ATGAGGCGGCACCAGCAGCGGCGTCGGCCGCGGCGCGGGTCGGGCCAGTGTTTGGAGGCGGAGGGCGGGCGGCGCGTCTCCCCGAGCGACCGCGGCGCGGCCGGTACCAACAAGGGCAGGAGAAaaccggccgccgccgccgcctcctgctGCAGCTTGTCTGCCCCCGAGATTCGGCAGGAAATGGCGCGGCGAAGGAGCCCCAGCCGCCTCTCCCCGCCGCGTTGCCTCCCGGACACTTACAGCTCGGAGCCCGAGGCGGCGGGAGGGGAGGGCGGCCTGGGCCGTCTCAACCTGCCCCAGACATACCGCGACGAAGCGGGGACGCTGCTGCCCCGCAAGGGCAAGGCCAGGGGCGCTTCCGCGCAGTGCTACAGCAAGCCCCCTTCCGCCGCCATTGTGGCCGCTTCCGCTCACCCGCGCCGCCTCCCCGCCTGGCAACACCTGGCCCCGGCCGGCGAAGGCGGCGCCACCCCTTGCACCACCTCGTGTACCACCCTCTACGGCGGGGACCTCCAAGGGCCGCCGGAGCTCCCCAGCCGCTCCCCAGCGAGCAGGTGCGCCCGAGTGGAGGAGCTCCTCCGTGAAGACCATTGGGCCAGCCCCGTGCCGCGGCCGCTGGAGTATGGCACCGATTTCCCCACCGACGCCAGCAAGCCGCCCTCTGTCtgcccctcttccttctccttctcccagaTAGACCCCAAAGCCTATCCCAAGAAGGAGGTCAAGGCGAAGGAGTGGCAGGAACCCTGTGACAGCAGCCCCAGCTTGGCTGACCTCATGCACTCTCTGAAACAGTATGAGGAAGATTACCTCCCTGCCCAGCAGAAtctccatcaccaccatcacgGGCGTCCCTACAAGTCTAGGAAAGGTGACACCCAGATCAGTATCCAGGATCTAACTGATAAGAAGTATGAGGATTTGATTCCTGAAAGGGACAAAAAGATTGCAGCACTGATGCTGGCCAGGcatcaggaagaagaagagatgaaGGACAGGCAACTGCAAGTCTCTGAGGCTTGGGAGAAGATGAGGcggaaggaaaagaaacacagaGCAAGGTTAGAGAAGGACAGGCGGTATCAGCTGGCTGAAAGTATGGAACAGTGGCAAAGGGATCAGGATCAAAGGAAAGACAAGCTCAGGTTAGAGGAACAACAGCTGTTGGCAgctagggagagagagatgatgcTGCGTGACAAGAAGTGGAAAAAGCTAGCCAAAGAACAGGAATGTAGGCGCAGGGAGAAATGTGAAAATTCCAGACTTCAAGCTGAGTATAGGAAGCATTGCCAGGAAAAACAGCTCTGGGACAAGAGGTTAAATGAAAGGAATACCCGGGATCAGGACTCTCACTTGTACAAAGAAAGGATGCTACAGGCCTTGGAGAAGAGGCTGATGaaggaaatggaaaggaagaggaggaaaatagaAATGAACGAATGCAAGAGAGACAGGTACATGCAGTTGAAAGACCAGATGGATGACCAACTCAAAGCTGATGAGCTGTATAAGAGACTCTGTATTGAACAAAAGCTTCAGAGGTCACAAGAAATCCTTGAGCAGCTGCTTGAAGAAAGGAATagagaattaaaagaaaaggctttcaaagaggaagaacaaggcatgtTAGCCAAGGTCAGGGCAAAAgagacagaggaagaaaggaggcgGCGTAAGGAGATGCTGCTGCAGATAGCTGAGATGAAGATCCAGCAGGCCAGAGAAATTATGTCCAAAAATGTCCAAGATAGAGCACAGTGTATGAGAGAAATTAATTGCATGAGAGAAAGAAACCACCATTGCCGCAAACAGAGGCTTGATTATGATGAAAAATGCCACTTAAGAGAAATGCAAGAAGCTTTACGAAGGAAAGATCAGAAAAGCAATCAGATTCTAAGGCACAAGGATGCAGCTATTAAAGAATCCAGGAGAATAGCCAAAGCATCTTATGACCTTAGAGACAGAGTGAGAGATCTGATAAACCATAATTCCTTTGATCAAATGGCATTAGATGCCCATCGTAATGCAAGTCTCCTGAGAGGCCTTTAA